A portion of the Phocoena sinus isolate mPhoSin1 chromosome 9, mPhoSin1.pri, whole genome shotgun sequence genome contains these proteins:
- the DNAJB6 gene encoding dnaJ homolog subfamily B member 6 isoform X7 produces MVDYYEVLGVQRHASAEDIKKAYRKLALKWHPDKNPENKEEAERKFKQVAEAYEVLSDAKKRDIYDKYGKEGLNGGGGGGSHFDGPFQFGFTFRNPDDVFREFFGGRDPFSFDFFEDPFEDFFGNRRGPRGSRNRGTGSFFSTFSGFPSFGGGFSSFDTGFTSFGSLGHGGLTSFSSTAFGGSGMGNYKSISTSTKVVNGRKITTKRIVENGQERVEVEEDGQLKSLTINGKEQLLRLDNK; encoded by the exons ATGGTGGATTACTATGAAGTTCTAGGCGTGCAGAGACATGCCTCAGCCGAGGATATTAAAAAGGC ATACAGGAAACTGGCACTGAAGTGGCATCCAGATAAAAATCCTGAGAATAAAGAAGAAGCGGAGAGAAAATTCAAACAAGTAGCCGAGGCGTATGAGGTGTTGTCGGATG ctAAAAAACGGGACATCTATGACAAATACGGCAAAGAAGGATTAAACGGTGGTGGTGGAG GTGGAAGTCATTTCGACGGTCCGTTTCAGTTTGGCTTCACATTCCGAAACCCAGATGATGTCTTCAGGGAATTTTTTGGTGGAAGGGACCCGTTTTCATTCGACTTCTTCG aagaCCCGTTTGAGGACTTCTTTGGGAATCGAAGGGGCCCCCGCGGAAGCCGGAACCGAGGCACGGGGTCGTTTTTCTCCACTTTCAGTGGATTTCCCTCTTTTGGAGggggattttcttcttttgatacAG GATTCACTTCCTTTGGTTCACTAGGTCATGGGGGCCTCACTTCATTCTCTTCCACGGCATTTGGTGGCAGTGGGATGGGCAACTACAAATCTATATCAACTTCTACTAAAGTGGTTAATGGCAGAAAAATCACTACAAAGAG GATTGTCGAGAATGGTCAAGAGAGAGTGGAAGTCGAAGAAGACGGCCAGCTGAAGTCCTTGACGATAAATGGTAAGGAGCAGCTGCTGCGCTTGGATAACAAGTAG